Proteins encoded together in one Lepisosteus oculatus isolate fLepOcu1 chromosome 2, fLepOcu1.hap2, whole genome shotgun sequence window:
- the snrnp27 gene encoding U4/U6.U5 small nuclear ribonucleoprotein 27 kDa protein yields MGRSRSRSPRRAERRRSRSTSRERERRRRERERSRSRDRERRRSRSRSPHRRRSRSPRRIRSSSLSPTRQKDDKKDIKDVKEHQISEEDMQGKTEEEIEMMKLMGFSTFDSTKGKKCDGSVNAYAVNVSQKRKYRQYMNRKGGFNRPLDFIA; encoded by the exons ATGGGGAGAAGCAGGAGTCGATCTCCCAGACGAG CAGAGAGGCGGCGCTCCCGGTCCACCTCGCGGGAGCGCGAGAGGCGGCGGCGGGAGAGGGAGCGCTCCAGGTCACGTGACCGGGAGAGGAGGCGGAGCCGCTCGCGGTCCCCACACAGGCGGCGTTCCAG ATCCCCAAGACGCATCAggtcttcctctctctctcctacgaGACAGAAGGACGACAAGAAGGACATCAAAGATGTGAAAGAGCATCAGATTTCCG AGGAGGACATGCAGGGGAAGACAGAGGAGGAAATTGAGATGATGAAGCTCATGGGCTTCAGCACCTTTGATTCCACCAAG GGAAAGAAGTGTGACGGTTCTGTCAATGCATATGCTGTTAATGTCTCCCAGAAGAGAAAATACAG gcaaTACATGAACCGAAAAGGTGGATTTAACAGACCCCTGGATTTCATTGCTTGA